The Nerophis lumbriciformis linkage group LG03, RoL_Nlum_v2.1, whole genome shotgun sequence genome includes the window tgtgtatgcacgctccaacagcttcttcttcctggCTGGACGTGAATAATAATGAATACGCTTTGTTTACTTGTTATTATAACTACAGATCGACAGATTAACTGCATTTTGACATATATATCGGCCTGTTTTAAACGGTATCAAtcttttttttcctccttctttacaactacaacagaactacatcagcagacaCAATATAAAATATTATGCTAAATATGATATCAGTATTTAGTATAATAAACAAATGATAAAAAAATTGTGAAGTACATAATTATAAACACTGCTCAAGCAGTTGCCTTTTTTTCACTGCAGTGCTTACGCatacttattggaggacatttagtagatgttaactggctgtccagctttgcacaagtaaacttcCTGCAAGACTGCATGTTTTACATAAAATCCCATacaatttgacttttttttcctGATATCAGACCGGTATTCGATCTAAGGCAATGTCTTCTCTTTatctgtcaaatgtttaaatgtcTGAATAAATGAAACTTGACATCAGTATACGATTGTGACACCTCAAGTTGTAATATATTGATCAGCAAGCCAGCAGAGGACAGGCAAGGAAATTGAACCCAAGTctcttcctgagcctaaatgaagataaaacagaagttatgttgttcggtccaagtcgctctccctcccccaacgttgacctcggcactttgaccccgtatctcagcgactgtgtcacaaacttgggggtaaagtttgactcagatattaaattcgaaaaacaaatcagcagcgtcgttcaagaaagcttttatcaattacgccaaatagcgaaaatgaaaccgcttctatcaagacatgatcttgagaaattaatccacgcctttatctcgactcgtcttgattactgtaatgccctgtatgtaggcattagcccggcctccctcgcccgcctgcagctcgtgcagaactctgctgctcgtctgctaacacagacccgcagacgtgagcacatcacccctattttagcgtcccttcactggctgaccaaatcaattttaaactccttttatttgtttttaaatgtctaaacaacctcgcgccaacctatctctccgacctccttcagccttactgccccacccgatccttatgatcagccgatcagctgctgttgacggtccctgacacaaggctgaagcttagaggtgacagagctttcgccgttgctgctctcaagctctggaacgacctacccctgagtgttagacaagcctcctctcttcctgtttttaaatctctcttaaaaacatacttttattccatggcttttaacactgagtgatatccatcctgcaatggcgccccataatacacctgctgtgatcctgtttttatttattctattttaattatttattttttatcgtgttctgtttgtgttgtgttgtgtttgctcggtactcgttttatcttttaacctgttcattgtacagcactttggctacccctgtggtaaattttaaatgtgctttataaataaagttgatttgatttgatttgaagtcCAATATTTTGAAATAGAGCTACAGCTCACCTGTAGCCTTTAATCGTGGTTTAGGAGACTTCTTCTCCTTCTTGTCCACTCTGCCTCGTCGAATCACCTTCTTGCTGCTTCTTTTTTTGGACTTGCCATAGTCGCTGTCATCGTCATCTTCCACCATGAAGTCTTCATCACTGCCAGACTCATCAgctgcaaacacacaaacacaccaagAGCTTTTACACCAACATgtcaataatacaaaaatgcatcGAGTGTCAAATCTGCTTTATAAAAATATTAGGGCtggaaaaattattttgataatcgagGACTAGGTTAACCAGTTAATTGGATACTATTaagtaaatacaaatttttttcaaGCAAATTAATGCACTTTTGTAAAACAACTTGTATTTTTGGGCTTTATGCCTTCTTAAGTGCAAATGATGTTCTTTGTAATACAATAACAACTGCTGGGTTGCATTTGATGGaacatccgtttttcttcttcgcggcttaattcacacgatggtcgTGCAGCTTGAGcgtttaaaacaagtgagagtgaatgtaaaatttgagcagaaaatgctgtATTGCTGTTTTGTTCTTGGGTGTTTCAGTTGTTTATTCTCtattatattagtagtgttttagAGCAGAAATAAAtgtaaagaaaggacaagagatcgTATTGGTTCGAGTTATTTTGTGGTTGCTTTAtctaaaaataactacaaaaacgtgcttgtgcaaataaactaacctcATGtaaagtcctagtaataaatatcgtgattgttggtccaatccaccgtattttctgtctcgattttcataacagaaactaaaaagcTTAATTATTGTTGcgcaggaaagccaagtgttttatTCAACACGGAAGACCACAGCGTCTTTGgtaatatttgttagcatcaggAAAATCttcttaatagtaataataaactagatgaatataTCTCTCGTAGTGTCAACATCATATACTGAATCTATTGAgatcgctagcaaacattgctgaacaacaatataccgtatttttcggactacaagtcgcagttttttttttcatagtttggccggcttatatttaggagcgacttgtgtgtaaaattattaacacattaccgtaaaatatcaaataatattatttagctcattcacgtaagagactagacgtataagatttcatcggatatagcgattaagagtgacagattgtttggtaaacgtatagcatgttctatatgttatagttatttgaacgactcttaccataatatgttacgttaacataccaggcacgttctcagttggttatttatgcctcatataacgtacacttattcagcctgttgttcactattctttattattttaaattgcctttcaaatgtctattcttggtgttgggttttatcaaataaatttcccccaaaaatgcgacgtatactccagtgcgacttatatatgtttttttccttctttattatgcattttcggccggtgcgacttatactccggagcgacttatactctgaaaaatacggtagctaaataatgagacaaaatataaacttcacacacataaaaacaattgcagacatgaattgtagattaaACTAATATTTGGAGCAGGAAATCAAAtgcaaacaaacttatcctttttctcattagcgtcacaatCACAGCAGCACCACACTTATATCAATTAAATACGATGCACAAAtaaatccaactttgtctttcatagATTAATGGTTAATTTGTAAAAACATTACATAAAGCATATATTATTAGAGTCTGTATATAAAATGAAGGTTGTTTTTTTAAGAgcgttttataggcggaatagactcCCATTGGCTTCGCGGTTAGCAGactcttgctagtgtttatttacaagttagaattaatattaaaaaaaaaagaaaaatgtcggcttgtctcacataaggattgtgatcgATAGgcgaaattccccccaaaaagtgttgTTCCCTTTTTAGAAAATGTAATTAAGTGTATTGTTAAGGAACATTGTGGGAGTCTTCTGCATCTCTGATATCACAGGTAAGTGTGTCAATGTATCATGTATTGTTTTATCTCTGTGCTGCTGCAGTGGTGTCCTGAGAAGCAATCCAGTGTGTGCGGAGTGCTTTTACCTTGTCACATCCCTAAATACTGTATAACtaatttaattatatataattatagaaAGAATAATCACCAAATACTTCCCCCTTGTCTGCTCAGTTATCCATAAGTTGCAGACATTATctgtgtttgtccatcttaaacattcatttatgttcaaacaCGTTTATCCTCGCatgttaagagcatttgtgaactgtttagAATGATCTGTAGCAgtcatttttgttggtaaaagAGAGATGCGACtattatcacacttcaacatctctgtcaTGTAAATGCAGCCTCTTTGCTAGCTCAGCATTGTAATTGAAATATGTTCTTAACTGCCTTAGCCTGGATAAAGGTTAAAtacattcattaaaaaacaaaaacaaggtagTAAAGATGTGAATGTGTCGCTAGTTGTTTATATACCACATTAACCAGAAGGCTTAGACCAGTGATATACAACTAAATTGttgtgggggccacatttccagaaagttaaGGACCTGGGGGCCTGCCAAACTTCTACTCATTCCTATTTTGTATATTCATAAGAACCAGTGACCTCTACAGTGGGCGTTTGATTTTGGCCTATTTATATTTTTGTCAAGAGTTACAGGAACAtgcagctgtttttaaggacattctgcaaaaaagcaagtcaaagatcttttcTATGACCGCACTTTAGtcgttttaagaatctgctgctaaAATGCATGTCTCTCAAAGGTTTTTTCGAAGTGAACTCGcgaggccaccagttgaatagctcaAATGACGAATAAGAGAGGACCgagaatggaaccttgaggaacaccactagtataactaaataagtagATAGAACAAATGACTacagactgcatctgaagtaaaaaatcaaataaaatgtaaaactacagcaacaccttagttacaaaacacaaaaccagtgaatttggcatgttgtataatttgtaaataaaaacagaatacagtgatttgcaaatccttttcaacttatattcaattgaaaagactgcaaagacaagatatttaatgtttaacttaattttttttgcaaataatcattaacttggaatttaatggcagcaataaattgcaaaaaagttgtcacaggggcatttttaccactgtgttacatggccttttcttttaacaacactcagtaaacgtttggtaaaCAAAACCCTTCTGCGGCTTCTTCTCTGGCAAAGCAGGTGTGTTGTGAGAGGAGTTCCGACACACACAGATAGAAGCTGCACAGGTGTACTTACGATCCAGGTAAGCTTCCTCTGGGTCATCCTGCTCTTCATCCTCACTACCACCGTCACCCAGAAGGATTTCCCGCTGTTTCGACACGGCCTTGGAGGCTGCCTGGCGTATTGTTCGCTTTCGACTGACTTCTTTTTCATCGTCACTGTCATCTTAACGAGACAAAAAAAAACCACTACATTTTATTCTGAGATTTTGTAGCCTAGTGATCAAACAAGTACTATACAAAAACTATCACATTTAATTAATATTAACAATGTAACATTTATTTACGATAATTCTCCTCAAATACATTCATTTTCAACTTCAGGTACGATAATTTGTCGTTTCCCATCTGGCAACCCTGCTCAGTCTGTTGAGTTGTATAATTCTTTCTCTAAACTCCTATTAATCCACTTGTAATTTCTTGTTCATTGCTGGCTACTTAAAGTCACTACTTTAAATTCAAGCGTGTCACAGTATTCACTCATGAAATATGAAGGTTATCCACATGCAACATATTTAATAAACACACCTGCGCTCCGTTTtctttttggtgtcttcctgctGGGCTTCTCTATCTTGGGCTTCTTTCCTTTTTTTGCCTTCTTTTCTTCGTAGTCACTTCCTccatcttcctcctcttcctcctcccctTCCTCTGCAAATTCATTCTCTTCTTCCTCACTTCCAAAGTCCTCTGCAAGAAAAGGTCAGTTATACCTCCAAAACCTTCTCATTGTTTGCTAATGTGTAGCGTTTAGTCTTACCTGCCGAGTCATTTTTAGATTTGGCGATCTTATCCTCCGATTCCTCACTGGTAACAAAATATGGACTTGTTATAGAAGAGAACAATCATCTATAAAAACGTAATCTATTACCAATGTCTATaatatacaaaagtaaacaaaagtgaAATGGCCTAAATGGTAACAGGTTGCTTCTGCTATTGTGACACACTTTATTTTCCCCAAGAAAAACAATACATTGTTAACTTGTGTTTAAAATCACTAACTAGTAGGGGTGCATCGATtccttgataaaaaaaacaaattgacaCCAAATTTTGtcaataaaatattttgttgatAAAAGTGATGTCGTAGCTCATGTTTTTCCAGACAGAGACAATCATGCGCATGTCAAGGTAACAAATGACTGCCAAGCAACAGGAAAAGAAAAATGGCTGCGgctactgcaaaaaaaataaaataaaataaaacttaacACGTCAAAGACACAGATAACTTGCTTGATTTGTAAAGCAAACCTTGATGGAATTTCATGGCACAACATCTGTAAAGTGGGAACATTTAAAGTAAGTCAGTAAGCTGGTTACCTTGTTAGCTAGATAGCTAACAAAAGAGAGGCGAAGTTGTGTGTAAAATAGCCAGCATACTAGCTAGAATTTTAGTGAAGGTACGCCAAGATAGATTTGGTGTTGTTTTGACTAACTAGGgctaggcgatatggcctttttttaatatcgcgatattttaaggccatatcgcgatacacgatatatatctcgatattttgtcttagccttgaatgaacactagatgcatataatcacagcagtatgatgattctatgtgtctacattaaaacattcttcttcatactacttttaaactttcatgcagagagggaaatcacaactaaaaaaatcactatttttatctggaaatgtttgccttggcattttgatgcgtacgtgtggcaccgaacggagatattgacgtgcggagtaagcattcttcattgtctagcaggtgacttttcaaatgatgctacatattagcagtgtagccgagtgtcctgggttcgccaatacagtgtacttatctaataaaataataaacgggagacattagagcaggttcggtagccaccacttctttaatgtcaacatcacacacctccttccacaaccacaaacaccctacgtcacagccctacggcaactttggagggacaaaactcctcctccttacctaacacactccggtaacttgggacaccctgaactgtttgttacagcagtaatgctactttttatagcaacgcttttgccccacacttgacaaattacggttgtctgttcgacatattcccgcttgaagccaaaccaccgccagacgatggaccccctgctgtttttcttgggaattaattattcctccatttgttaccagattcgcaccttccttCTCTCACatcaccactccgctagcatcacagctaacgttagccatgctgctacctctctgctccgcgagggcgtatacgtatgtgacgtatgatgtgacagtatgtgacgtgtgtaagaaggtgtgcttgctgtctgtgTGAAGGAGACACAAGGAGTAGGAAGACCCtctcgtgtaatgccagcagctgaaagcaactgcgtgagaacgtatactcgatatcacgatatagtcattttctatatcgcacagagacaaacccgcgatatatcgcgtatatcgatatatcgcccagccctatgactAACCTTTGTGAACAACATTCCTTTACTTTTTTATACTGTaacagcctaatgagcagcacagttacagtatgaatatacATTTTTGAATGAAGTAATCATCTTAATTGACTTTGTTAGTTAATGCATGTCTAAAAATATCTCAATCTGAATTTAAAAGCAGATGGCTAAATTAAAGCCACTGAGTAAGGAGTGCGCTTTGTAATCCGATTACAGCCGTCCCTCGTTTGTGGTTAGCTGGGTCCGGATGTGACCACAATTAACACAATTTAT containing:
- the nucks1a gene encoding nuclear ubiquitous casein and cyclin-dependent kinase substrate 1a, with amino-acid sequence MMARPVRNRKVVNYSQFNESDDADEEYGGSKPAKVRSAPRELKPRRSKNSQDESEESEDKIAKSKNDSAEDFGSEEEENEFAEEGEEEEEEDGGSDYEEKKAKKGKKPKIEKPSRKTPKRKRSADDSDDEKEVSRKRTIRQAASKAVSKQREILLGDGGSEDEEQDDPEEAYLDPDESGSDEDFMVEDDDDSDYGKSKKRSSKKVIRRGRVDKKEKKSPKPRLKATVNPSPAKGKGKGHTSTKVAEKSSPKEEEENDPESPLEEEEEEETEKKKSSPTPKVTKKADGKEKKEKEKEKEKEEKEKEDEEEEEEEEEGDNEEEEGDSEEEAPSGED